Proteins encoded in a region of the Flavobacterium sp. MDT1-60 genome:
- the gpmI gene encoding 2,3-bisphosphoglycerate-independent phosphoglycerate mutase has translation MNKKVILMILDGWGKSPDPKVSAIDNANVPFINSLYKNYPSAQLRTDGLNVGLPEGQMGNSEVGHMNLGAGRIVYQDLAKINLAVAHQTLAKEQVLVDAFTYAKENNKKVHFLGLVSDGGVHSHTSHLRGLIDASQEYGLDQVYIHAFTDGRDVDPKSGAKYIHDLEEHIKDTPVKIASIIGRYYAMDRDKRWERVKLAYDLVVNGTGIPSQSAVASVLDSYAHDVTDEFIAPIVMVDEEQKPLATIVEGDVVIFFNFRTDRGRELTEALSQHDFHEQNMHKLNLYYVTLTNYDETYQNVKVVYNKDNITETLGEVLEKAGKTQIRIAETEKYPHVTFFFSGGRETPFEGESRILRNSPKVATYDLQPEMSAYELTTALVPELNKGEVDFVCLNFANGDMVGHTGIMSAAILACEAVDACVKQVIEAALANDYTTIVIADHGNCETMINPDGSPNTAHTTNPVPIILVDKNLKNIQNGVLGDIAPTILELMGVPQPNAMTCHSLL, from the coding sequence ATGAATAAAAAAGTAATACTTATGATTTTAGATGGTTGGGGGAAATCTCCTGACCCTAAAGTATCCGCAATAGACAATGCAAATGTTCCTTTTATAAACAGTCTTTACAAAAATTACCCAAGCGCTCAACTTCGTACCGATGGATTAAACGTAGGTTTACCTGAAGGTCAGATGGGAAACAGCGAAGTGGGACATATGAATCTTGGTGCCGGAAGAATTGTGTATCAGGATTTAGCCAAAATTAACCTAGCCGTAGCACATCAAACATTAGCCAAAGAACAAGTTTTGGTTGATGCTTTTACATATGCTAAAGAAAACAATAAAAAAGTACACTTTTTAGGATTAGTTTCTGATGGAGGTGTTCACTCTCATACTTCGCACTTACGTGGATTGATCGATGCTTCTCAGGAATATGGTTTAGACCAGGTTTATATTCATGCTTTTACAGACGGACGTGACGTTGATCCAAAATCAGGAGCTAAATACATTCACGACTTAGAAGAGCATATTAAAGATACTCCGGTAAAAATCGCATCAATTATTGGTCGTTATTATGCAATGGACCGTGACAAACGTTGGGAGCGTGTAAAATTAGCTTACGATTTAGTCGTTAACGGTACCGGAATTCCTTCTCAAAGTGCAGTTGCCAGTGTTCTTGACAGTTATGCACACGATGTTACTGACGAATTTATTGCACCTATTGTAATGGTTGACGAAGAACAAAAACCGCTAGCAACAATTGTTGAAGGTGATGTTGTAATCTTCTTCAATTTCAGAACTGACAGAGGCCGTGAACTTACAGAAGCACTTTCACAACATGATTTCCACGAGCAAAACATGCACAAATTGAACTTGTATTATGTAACGCTTACCAACTACGACGAAACATATCAAAACGTAAAAGTTGTTTATAATAAAGATAATATTACCGAAACGCTTGGTGAGGTTTTAGAGAAAGCGGGTAAAACGCAAATCCGTATTGCTGAAACAGAAAAATATCCGCACGTAACATTTTTCTTTTCCGGCGGAAGAGAAACTCCTTTTGAAGGCGAATCTCGTATCTTAAGAAATTCTCCTAAAGTAGCAACTTACGATTTACAGCCAGAAATGAGCGCCTATGAACTAACTACTGCACTTGTTCCTGAATTAAACAAAGGCGAAGTAGATTTTGTTTGTCTTAACTTTGCTAATGGAGATATGGTTGGTCATACCGGAATTATGAGTGCTGCAATCCTTGCTTGTGAAGCAGTTGATGCTTGTGTAAAACAAGTAATTGAAGCAGCTCTTGCCAATGATTATACTACAATTGTGATTGCCGATCACGGAAATTGTGAAACAATGATTAATCCTGATGGAAGTCCAAATACAGCTCACACAACGAATCCTGTGCCTATTATTTTAGTTGACAAGAATTTGAAAAACATT